Proteins from one Thermococcus sp. M36 genomic window:
- a CDS encoding 4Fe-4S dicluster domain-containing protein, producing the protein MSEIPEYLRTGYITPEELQKFIPLPSEERLRKRPVAIPECPQEIPCAPCREICPTGAISMPTPNDLPIVDYDKCIGCSLCVQICPGLAFFMMHYVGDKARITMPHELLPVPERGEEVVLLNRVGEPVGKGKVLTVVPREKSKGDTPIIIVEVPIELAWEVRAVRVVRE; encoded by the coding sequence ATGAGCGAGATTCCTGAGTACCTGAGAACCGGCTACATAACGCCCGAGGAGCTTCAGAAGTTCATCCCGCTTCCGAGCGAGGAGAGGCTGAGGAAAAGGCCAGTAGCAATTCCAGAGTGTCCGCAGGAGATACCCTGCGCCCCCTGCAGGGAGATATGCCCTACTGGAGCCATAAGCATGCCCACGCCGAACGATTTGCCCATCGTTGACTATGACAAGTGCATAGGCTGCTCCCTCTGTGTCCAGATATGCCCCGGCCTAGCGTTCTTCATGATGCACTACGTTGGCGACAAGGCGAGGATAACGATGCCCCACGAGCTTCTGCCGGTTCCGGAGAGGGGCGAGGAGGTCGTTCTCCTTAACCGCGTCGGGGAGCCTGTTGGTAAGGGGAAAGTCCTCACGGTAGTCCCGAGGGAGAAAAGCAAGGGTGACACGCCAATAATCATCGTGGAAGTTCCGATAGAGCTTGCCTGGGAGGTCAGAGCGGTTAGGGTGGTGAGAGAATGA
- the pyrH gene encoding UMP kinase: MRIVFDIGGSVLVPDDPDIDFIKAIAYELTKISEDHEVAVVVGGGKVARKYIKAAKTFTPNETFKDYIGIHITRANAMLLIAALGEKAYPFVVQDFRKAWEVIQLKKIPIMGGTHPGHTTDAVAALLAEYLQADLLIVVTNVDGVYDSDPRKNPDAKKLDRITVDQLVDIAMEGESKAGGSGVVDALAAKFIQRGKIRTYIVGKKDAYSLFEVIKGKHSGTVVEP, encoded by the coding sequence ATGAGGATAGTCTTTGACATAGGAGGTTCAGTTCTCGTTCCGGACGATCCCGACATCGATTTTATCAAGGCCATCGCGTATGAGCTCACCAAGATAAGCGAGGACCATGAGGTGGCTGTGGTAGTCGGCGGCGGCAAAGTGGCGCGCAAGTACATCAAGGCTGCGAAGACCTTCACGCCCAACGAGACCTTCAAGGACTACATAGGGATTCACATCACCAGGGCCAACGCGATGCTTCTGATAGCTGCGCTCGGCGAGAAAGCTTATCCCTTCGTCGTCCAGGACTTCAGGAAGGCCTGGGAGGTCATACAGCTCAAGAAGATACCCATAATGGGCGGAACTCACCCAGGACACACGACCGATGCGGTCGCTGCCCTTCTCGCCGAGTACCTGCAGGCCGACCTTCTGATCGTGGTCACCAACGTCGATGGCGTCTACGACAGCGACCCGAGGAAGAACCCTGACGCAAAGAAGCTCGACAGGATAACCGTCGACCAGCTCGTCGACATAGCGATGGAGGGCGAAAGCAAGGCCGGCGGAAGCGGCGTCGTCGATGCCCTTGCTGCGAAGTTCATCCAGCGCGGCAAGATAAGGACGTACATCGTGGGCAAGAAGGACGCTTACAGCCTCTTCGAAGTGATAAAGGGTAAGCACAGCGGGACGGTTGTGGAGCCGTGA
- a CDS encoding ribbon-helix-helix domain-containing protein, whose protein sequence is MSATEKVSVRFPQGIMREIDELVESGEFSSRSELIKEAVRFFLMHYESPEDLWETYKLLAKERRVPSEKEIEKLLEEVDEEWKRSRSS, encoded by the coding sequence ATGTCTGCCACCGAGAAGGTTTCAGTCCGCTTTCCTCAGGGCATTATGAGGGAAATTGATGAACTCGTGGAGAGCGGCGAGTTCTCAAGCCGGAGCGAGCTTATCAAGGAAGCCGTGAGGTTCTTCCTGATGCACTACGAGTCCCCCGAGGATCTCTGGGAGACATATAAGCTCCTCGCGAAGGAGAGGAGGGTCCCATCCGAGAAGGAAATCGAAAAGCTCCTTGAGGAAGTGGACGAGGAATGGAAGCGTTCAAGGTCGTCTTAG
- a CDS encoding KamA family radical SAM protein gives MIRVESALSAFGVEESPWGLEQGVGHGEFMEIFEPLPEIGEILQRSESLEEARQKLLEFTRNLRWKFKNSEIEVSPIDRWLALYACDVFENVLSPYSEKAAGFSTLEYLWKAAKGDEKALSILTKGFLEEFRHLFLAMSGKANYSKGWLGPKLEKAGIVSPDFSKVHGREAGKLRSDYLDKVYEYIKTWLDRYPSGLDERIIKKREEQRKQLEEYWGIGDEEWFDYRWQFSHVLKGRKGLETLRELNELGIVKVPEEDLEEVERAVKYRIPWGITPYYLHLWDFKEPYKEDRHVRRQVMPPKWYMDNMILHRKDREYAFDFMGEHDTSPIDLVTRRYVMIAILKAFDTCPQICVYCQRNWEVLEPFMAGSFPGWDKIEKAIEWFGERESMIDVLITGGDPFALSNKIIDKIMSRLSEFDHVINIRWGTRIPVTVPMRITEELAEILGSYIEPGKRNVAVSTHVETAYEVTPEMARAVYNLRRQGIYVYNQLVYQRNVSRRFENVALRIALKKIGIDPYYTFYPKGKTEQRDYLVPIARVVQERKEEARLLPGQFRTDEPIFNVPRMGKNHLRAWQDRELIAIKPDGSRVYLFHPWEKGISETKLYTYTDVPIKEYLRYLESIGEKREDYETIWYYY, from the coding sequence GTGATTAGGGTTGAGAGTGCCCTTTCAGCCTTTGGAGTTGAGGAGTCCCCATGGGGCCTCGAGCAGGGGGTGGGACACGGAGAATTCATGGAAATCTTCGAGCCACTGCCAGAAATAGGCGAAATTCTCCAGAGGAGCGAGAGTCTTGAGGAGGCAAGGCAGAAGCTCCTGGAATTCACGAGAAACCTAAGGTGGAAGTTCAAAAACAGCGAGATAGAGGTAAGCCCCATAGACAGGTGGCTCGCGCTCTATGCCTGCGACGTCTTTGAGAACGTTCTCTCGCCATACAGCGAAAAGGCAGCAGGTTTCTCAACGCTGGAATACCTCTGGAAAGCCGCCAAGGGCGACGAAAAGGCCTTGAGCATTCTTACCAAGGGATTCCTCGAGGAGTTCAGGCACCTCTTCCTTGCCATGTCTGGTAAGGCCAACTACTCCAAGGGCTGGCTTGGGCCGAAGCTGGAAAAAGCAGGCATAGTTTCACCCGACTTCAGTAAGGTTCACGGCAGGGAGGCAGGGAAGCTACGCTCCGACTACCTAGACAAGGTCTACGAGTACATAAAGACCTGGCTCGACCGCTATCCAAGTGGACTCGACGAGAGGATAATCAAGAAGAGGGAGGAGCAGAGGAAGCAGCTCGAGGAGTACTGGGGCATAGGCGATGAGGAGTGGTTCGACTACAGGTGGCAGTTCAGCCATGTCCTCAAGGGCAGGAAGGGCCTCGAAACCCTCAGAGAGCTCAACGAACTTGGTATCGTCAAGGTTCCAGAGGAGGATCTGGAAGAAGTCGAGAGGGCGGTCAAGTATCGCATCCCCTGGGGAATAACACCTTACTACCTCCACCTCTGGGACTTTAAGGAGCCCTACAAGGAGGACAGGCACGTCAGAAGGCAGGTGATGCCGCCCAAGTGGTACATGGACAACATGATACTCCACCGCAAGGACAGAGAGTACGCCTTCGACTTCATGGGCGAGCACGACACCTCTCCGATAGACCTCGTCACGAGGAGGTACGTGATGATAGCGATCCTCAAGGCCTTCGACACCTGCCCACAGATATGCGTCTACTGCCAGAGGAACTGGGAGGTCCTTGAGCCATTCATGGCCGGCTCCTTCCCGGGCTGGGACAAGATAGAGAAGGCTATAGAGTGGTTCGGCGAGCGCGAGTCGATGATAGACGTGCTCATAACCGGAGGAGACCCCTTCGCCCTGAGCAACAAGATTATAGACAAGATAATGTCCCGTCTGAGCGAGTTCGACCACGTCATTAACATCCGCTGGGGAACAAGGATTCCAGTGACCGTCCCAATGCGCATAACTGAAGAGCTGGCCGAGATACTCGGATCGTACATCGAACCAGGCAAGAGGAACGTGGCCGTCTCGACCCATGTAGAAACGGCCTACGAGGTAACCCCAGAGATGGCCAGGGCAGTCTACAACCTTAGGAGGCAGGGAATATACGTCTACAACCAGCTGGTCTACCAGAGAAACGTCAGCAGGCGCTTCGAGAACGTTGCACTTAGAATAGCCCTCAAGAAGATCGGCATCGATCCATACTACACCTTCTATCCAAAGGGCAAGACCGAGCAGAGGGACTACCTCGTGCCGATAGCGAGGGTCGTCCAGGAGAGGAAGGAGGAGGCGAGGCTCTTACCGGGCCAGTTCAGGACGGACGAGCCGATATTCAACGTGCCGAGGATGGGCAAGAACCACCTGAGGGCCTGGCAGGACAGGGAGCTCATAGCCATAAAGCCCGACGGAAGCAGGGTGTACCTCTTCCACCCGTGGGAGAAGGGCATCAGCGAGACGAAACTCTACACATACACGGACGTCCCAATAAAGGAGTACCTCCGCTACCTGGAGAGCATCGGGGAGAAGCGGGAAGACTACGAGACCATCTGGTACTACTACTGA
- a CDS encoding FAD-binding oxidoreductase — protein MSKIAIIGGGIIGVATAYELAKLGEEVILFEKNYFGSGSTFRCATGIRAQFTDEANIRLMKYSIERWERLEEELEAEIGFRHSGYLFLATSEEEVEAFKNNIKLQNRFGVPTRLIDMDEAKEIVPPLNTEPFLAGAWNPMDGKANPFKTLFAYLMKAKEMGVEAREHTEVVALERERDEIITVKFRSNGKVESVKVDALLNAANAWAPLINEMAGLSRELVPITAYKHQLVKTEPLKPGQVEPLVCPPSWNDSYVIQDGEDGGIICGSGIEHKAKSLDDYEPTYDFLRGVLRYAVQIIPPIRHAHIVRQWAGFYAKTPDKNPAIGKLLDNFYIAAGFSGHGFMMAPAVAQAMAEFMTKGRSKVPLDWEWYDPYRFERGELRSSAFQIG, from the coding sequence ATGAGTAAGATAGCGATCATCGGCGGCGGAATAATAGGCGTCGCGACGGCCTACGAGCTGGCAAAGCTCGGGGAAGAGGTAATCCTCTTCGAGAAGAACTACTTCGGCTCGGGCTCGACCTTCCGCTGTGCAACGGGAATAAGGGCGCAGTTCACGGACGAAGCCAACATCAGGCTCATGAAGTACTCCATCGAGCGCTGGGAGAGGCTTGAAGAGGAGCTCGAGGCCGAGATAGGCTTCAGGCACTCCGGTTACCTCTTCCTGGCGACGAGCGAAGAGGAGGTTGAAGCCTTTAAAAACAACATAAAGCTCCAGAACAGATTTGGCGTTCCCACGAGGCTCATAGATATGGACGAGGCAAAGGAAATAGTCCCGCCGCTCAACACGGAGCCGTTCTTGGCCGGGGCCTGGAACCCGATGGACGGAAAGGCCAACCCCTTCAAGACGCTCTTTGCCTATCTCATGAAAGCCAAGGAGATGGGCGTTGAGGCGAGGGAGCACACGGAGGTTGTGGCTCTGGAGCGCGAGAGGGACGAGATAATCACGGTGAAGTTCAGAAGCAACGGGAAGGTGGAGAGCGTTAAGGTTGACGCCCTTCTCAACGCGGCCAACGCATGGGCACCGCTGATTAATGAGATGGCAGGCCTGAGCAGGGAACTCGTTCCCATAACCGCGTACAAGCACCAGCTCGTGAAGACGGAGCCCCTCAAGCCTGGTCAGGTCGAACCGTTGGTATGCCCGCCGAGCTGGAACGACAGCTACGTCATCCAGGACGGCGAGGACGGTGGAATAATCTGCGGCTCGGGAATAGAGCATAAAGCCAAAAGCCTCGATGACTACGAGCCGACCTACGACTTCCTGAGGGGTGTGCTGAGGTACGCCGTCCAGATAATTCCCCCCATCAGACACGCCCACATCGTTCGCCAGTGGGCCGGCTTCTACGCTAAAACTCCTGACAAGAACCCTGCCATAGGGAAGCTCCTCGACAACTTCTATATTGCAGCAGGCTTCAGCGGCCACGGCTTCATGATGGCCCCAGCGGTTGCCCAAGCGATGGCGGAGTTCATGACCAAAGGAAGAAGCAAAGTGCCCCTCGACTGGGAGTGGTACGACCCGTACAGATTCGAGCGCGGCGAACTGAGGAGCTCGGCCTTCCAGATAGGCTGA
- a CDS encoding (2Fe-2S)-binding protein — protein sequence MSGKKIVCRCNDVTVEDVERLIDSGITDIEEIKRLLRIGMGPCQGRTCIPIVLSILARKTGKRQEDIPLPKSRVPIMPVRVEVLVGDADE from the coding sequence ATGAGCGGGAAGAAAATCGTCTGCCGCTGCAATGACGTCACGGTTGAAGACGTCGAGAGGCTTATCGACTCGGGCATCACGGACATCGAGGAAATCAAGAGGCTTCTCAGGATAGGCATGGGGCCCTGCCAGGGGAGGACGTGCATCCCGATAGTGCTCTCGATCCTTGCGAGAAAGACGGGAAAGAGGCAGGAAGATATACCGCTCCCGAAGTCGAGGGTTCCGATAATGCCCGTCCGCGTCGAGGTTCTGGTGGGTGATGCCGATGAGTAA